A window of Desulfobulbaceae bacterium genomic DNA:
TTTGATCGTGCCTATGAGATATGCAGCAAAAGCAAGGATCGTTTCAGTATGTTTTCTCTAGAACAGAAAAAAGCGAATTTGTATTGTCAGAGTGGCGATTATGATGAGGCGATTAAACGTTATCTGGAAGTGATTGATGAGCATACTGCTCTGCGTAGTCCACAAGGGGCTGTAGATGCCCTTGAGATCCTTGCCGGTATCTACCTTAAAATTAATGAGAACGCCAAAGCTGCCGACTGCTATAAAACTATGGCTTCAATTCACAAAGGGTATAAGCATCATCGAGATTATGAAAAGTATATGAAGTTGGCTGAGGAAATTTCGATCTGATGGTGGAAGTATAAAAAAAAGGCATAAAAAAAAGCAGAGATATTTCTCTGCTTTTTTTTATGCCTTTTTAAAGCAAAAAACAAATAAATTGTCTTAAGCTTCTGAGGTCGCTTTAGACATACGACCCTTAAGGACGTACATTGTTGTACTGCCACTTGAAAAGAATTCTAATTTGCCTTCTTTTACTAAGTTGTTTGCTACGTTTTTGATTGCGCGCGGTTTAGCATCAGGGTCGCAAGCATAAAAATCTTTGATGTAAAGAGCTGGTTTTGGAGCTTTTTCTGCTTTCAAAAGGATTGCAGCTTTCAATTCGTCATCACTTAATGCCATTTTCGTTCTCCTATCTGTTTATGTTTGTAGATAGTATCATTGAGGTACTACAGTGTAATAGGTAACAACAAGCAAGG
This region includes:
- a CDS encoding tetratricopeptide repeat protein — protein: MAEKKEEKDESGKSQAQLDYEKGKEFLKENDLGQAANAFHNALIGYQQDGNENGIANIYDNLGDICLQRQEYQKAHEHFDRAYEICSKSKDRFSMFSLEQKKANLYCQSGDYDEAIKRYLEVIDEHTALRSPQGAVDALEILAGIYLKINENAKAADCYKTMASIHKGYKHHRDYEKYMKLAEEISI
- a CDS encoding dissimilatory sulfite reductase D family protein, with the protein product MALSDDELKAAILLKAEKAPKPALYIKDFYACDPDAKPRAIKNVANNLVKEGKLEFFSSGSTTMYVLKGRMSKATSEA